GAACAGATGAGCTTGGTAGGGATGTTTTTTCAAGGGTTGTTTATGGAGCAAGGGTTTCACTTGAAGTAGGCTTCCTTGCAATGGGTATTGCTATATTTACAGGGACAATACTCGGTGCAATTGCAGGATACTATGGAGGATGGATTGATACAATTATAATGAGACTTGTTGATGTGATGCTTGCATTTCCAACTTTATTTTTAATTTTAGCTGTGGTAGCTGTTCTGGAGCCAAGCATTTATATAATTATGGTAGTAATTGGACTTACAGGATGGATGGATGTTGCGAGGCTTGTAAGGGCTGAAGTTCTGTCCTTGAAGGAAAGAGAGTTTGTTCTTGCAGCACGAGCAATTGGAGCAAGTGCAGGTAGAATTATTTTTAAGCATATTCTCCCTAATGCAATATATCCTGTTATTGTTGCTGCAACTTTTTCAGTAGGAGGAGCGATATTGATTGAAAGCGGACTTAGTTTTCTTGGACTTGGAATTCAACCACCTGAGCCAAGTTGGGGCGGAATTTTAAGTGTTGGGAAAGATTATATAACTGTTGCATGGTGGCTGAGTCTGTTTCCAGGAGTTGCCATATTTTTAACAGTATTATCTTTTAATCTTCTTGGTGAAGCTTTAAGAGACGCTATTGATCCAAAACACTGGGCAGAGGATTAAATTCTTTAAAGAATTATACAGCTTGTGCTGAAAGTTGAAAATTAAAATAAGGCTCTTCTGCTAACTCATAGCAACCAGTTTCAATAAGTTTTCTTAAAAAGTTAATATGTGATGTATGTCCACCTTTTTCAATTATGAAGTGTCCTTGAATAGGATACCCAATTAAAGATAAATCGCCAATTGCATCAAGAATTTTATGTCTTACAAACTCGTCTTTAAATCTCAGGTTTCCTCCAACAACTCCTTTTTCATCAAGCACAAGAGCATTATCAAGAGAGCCACCTTTTGCAAAACCATTTTTAAGTAAATAATTAATATCTTTTAAAAATCCGAATGTTCTTGCAGGTGCTATATCATTGAGGAAATTTTGTTCATTAATTTCTATACTCAGTGACTGTTCCATAATCAATGGATGTTCATAGAAGATTTTATAAGTTATTTTAAAACCTCTATAAGGTTTCGCAAATATTTTTGAATGCGACTCTTCATAATATACAGGTTTTGTAATTTTAAATAAAGATACAGTTTTACCTTGTTTTGCAATGCCTGCTTTCAGAATTGCTTTTGTAAAATCAATTGCACTTCCATCCATTACAGGAATTTCTGAACTATCAATTTCTATAAAAACATTTGTTATTCCAAAGACATGAAGGGTAGCAAGTAAATGCTCCACAGTTCTTATTTTTATTCCATCAACTCCCAATGTAGTTGCAAAAGATGTATCAACAACAAATGGAAGCTTTGCTTTAATTGGAAAGTTTCTGTCTTTCCTGTAGAATACTATCCCTGTATCTCTTTGAGCTGGAATGAGATTGAGATTAATTTTCTTCCCTGTGTGTATTCCTATCCCTGTTAATGAAATTTCTGATTTTATAGTTTTCTGAAATGGCATCAAGGAATTGTAAACAAAAAAGATGCCAACATTTATATGTTATATTTTATAGATTTATGATATTTTTGCTGTGGCAAAGATACTACATTTATAGAAAAAAGAAAACATTTGTTATGCTTGTCCTCCAACAACAATCTCAGGAATTCTTATTGTTGGCATGCCATCAGTGACAGGAACTCCTTGAGCATTTTTTCCACATGTCCCGATTGAAAATCCTAAGTCGCTTCCTACCATATCAATATTCTTTAAAATTTCTTGTCCTGTGCCAATTAATAATGCTCCCCTTATAGGTTCTCCAATTAACCCTTTTTCAATTAAATATCCTTCCTGAACTTCAAAAACAAATTCTCCTGTTACGGTATTTACCTGACCCCCGCCCATTTTTTTAACAAAAAGTCCTTTATCAACTGAACGGACTATTTCCTCAGGAGAATGATTCCCTGGTGCAATAAATGTATTACTCATTCTTGGAATTGGATAATGTTCATATGATTGTCTTCTACCATTTCCTGTAGAGGCTTTCCCTTCTTTCATTGATGTATATTTATCATAAAGATAGTTAACCAGAACTCCATTTTCAACTAAAATAGTTCTTTGAGATGGAGTTCCTTCATCATCAAAAATATATGAGCCTCTCATATTAGGAAGAGTAGGATCATCTATAACTGTTATAAATTCCGAGGCAACCTTATCACCAAGTTTTCCGCTATATACAGAAATTCCCTCTTGAACAAGGTCTGCTTCCAGACCATGCCCGACTGCTTCATGTATCATTGTTCCTCCAGCCTCTGAAGATATTACAACAGGCATGCGTCCACCTTTAATTCTCTTTGCTTTTAACATCATAATAGCTCGTTTAGTAGCTTTAATTGCAATTTCTTCAGGTGATATTTCTTCAAAAAGTTCTATTCCTTTTAATCCTCCAACTGCTTCATAACCTGTCTGAATAGTTTCATTTTCTGATGCAATGGCATGTACCAGGAATAGTGTATAAATCCTCTCTTCTTCAGCAAAATATCCTTCAGAGTTTGCAACTTTTATTTTTTGTATCATGTCAGAGTAGAAAACTTTTACCTGTGTTATTTTTTTGTTCTGTATCCATGATGTATCATTTGCTTTTTTAACAAATTTAATTTTTTCTAAAATGTTGACATCCTGCGGATTCCTTTTTATGAAAAATTGATTTGGAGAAGAAAATTTTTTTAAATTGATACAACTTCCTGCATGTTTGTAATTTTTCAAGGATGATATTAATTCAGCAATCCCATTTTTTGTAATATCATTTGTATATGCATAAAATATTTTTTCACCTATAATTAATCTAACTCCCAAACCTTTATCAATAATAGCAGAGCATTTCTGAATTTTATTTTCTTCCATCTGAAGCTGATTTGTAGTTTTTTCTTCAAAAAATATATCTACATAATCACCCTTCAAGTTATTTAGTATGTCATTAAAAAACTCCATTTAATCTCCTACATATAAATTTTATAGAAAAAATTTTATTTACTCTCAAGGAGTTCCTCTGCATGAAAAATTGAGCTTTCTGTAATACGTCCACTTAACATTCTGGCAATTTCTTCTTTTCTTTTTATGCCCGTAAGCACATCTATCTTTACCAATGTTTTATTATCAAGAATAACTTTTTCTACTTTTAAATGGTGCTGAGCTTGAGCAGCTATCTGAGGAAGATGAGTTACACAAATTACTTGATGATGATTTGAAAGTTCTTTAAGTCTTCTACCAATATTTTCTGCAACTGTTCCACCAATTCCTGCATCAATTTCATCAAATATAAGGGTCATTGATTTTAGAGAATTTTTTGCCAGTTTAAGTTCAACGCATTTAAGGGCAAGCATAAGCCTTGAAAGTTCACCTCCAGAGGCAATTTTAATTAAAGGTTTTGGGGGTTCGCCAGGATTTGAAGAAAAATAAAATTCTACATCATCTTTTCCATTTAGAGATAGTTCTTTTTCACTAATTTTTATTTCAAATAATGGATGTAAAAAGCCGAGAAATTTAAGCTCATTAATGATTTCTTCTTCAATTTTATTTTTGACAGATTTTCTTTTAGCAGAAAGTTTATTTGCTTGTGAAATCATTTCATCTAAAAGTTTTTCTAATTTATTTTCCTTTGTTTTTAAGTCTTCTTCAGAAACTGAGATAATATTTAACTCCTTTTCAGCTTCTTTCGCATATTCTATGATTTCTTTAATCGTTGAACCATATTTTATTTTGAGTTTGTTGATCAGTGTAAGTCTTTCTTCAATGTTCTCTAATGTTGCAGGGTCTGGCTCATAAGTTTCTTTAAGTTTTCTTAACATATAGACTGCTTCTTCGCTTTGTGTCAGAGCTGATTCAATCAAACTTTTTACTTCCTCTGCTTTTGAATCAAATTTTGATAACTCCTTAAGAAGATTTAAAATTTTTGATAGATTAGTATGCACTGAATTTCTATCTTCGTAAAGAAGGCTAAAGCTTGATTCTGCGAGTTCTTTAAGTTTTAGAACATTTTTAAGAATCTGTCTTTGTTCTATAAGTTCTTCTTCCTCTCCTTCTTTTAACTTTGCATTTTTTATTTCTGCAACCTGAAACTGCAAAAGTTCTATTCTTTGCTTTTTTAATGCAATCTCTTTACTTATTTTTTCCAATTCCTGTTTGAGTGATTGAACATCCATGTAAAGTTGATTAAATCTTTCCACTTCTTGTTTTAACTTAGCAATAGTATCAAAGAATAGTATGTGATTTTCTTTTTTTAAAAGATGAGTATGCTCATGTTGTCCATGAATGTTTATCAGTCTGGAAGCAATTTTTACAAATTCATTAACTGTAAAAGCAGAATCATTTATGTATGTTTTTGTTTTGCCCTGAATGCTGAGAATCTTTTTTAAAATTAAGGCTTCATCTTCAAATACCGATTCTTTTTCATTTGTATCATAAATAATAACTTCAATATTTGCCTCATTTTTACCATGTTTAATAAAATCAACTGCAGGAACTTTTTCCTTTAGTAAAATACCAATGGCATCTACAATAATTGACTTTCCTGCTCCTGTTTCACCAGTAATGACATTAAAACCTTTACTTAACGGAACTACAAGACTATCAATTATTGCAAAATTTTTGATTCTCAGTTCTTCAATCATCAAAATTATAGTTATTCAACTTTGTTTAAAAATTATTTAATTAAACCAGCGCTACGCAGAACCTCTGCAAGTTTTTCTTTATTTGTCTGAGACATTTCACAGAGAGGAAGTCTAAATTCTTCTTTTATTTTACCCATCATTGCGAGAGCTGTTTTAACTGGAATAGGATTTGTCTCAATGAACATAGCTTTATTTAATGGTTCAAGTTTGTAATGAAGCTTTCTTGCATGTTCAATGTCTCCTTTTTCCCATGCATTAAAGAGTTCTGCCATGTCCTTAGGGCAGATATTTGCTGTAACAGAAATAGCACCTTTGCCACCAAGTGCAAGAAGTGTGAGATTTGTAAAATCATCTCCGCTAAGAACTGTAATTTTATCACCACATAGTCTTATAAGTTCACTTACCTGTTTCATATCTCCTGTAGCTTCTTTTATTCCGACAATTCTTGGATGTTCAGCAAGTCGTGCTACTGTTTGAGGCAGTATATTGACTGAAGTTCTTCCAGGAACATTGTAAAGAATAAGTGGAATTCCTGTTTTATCAGCGATTTCTTTGTAATGACGATAGAGCCCTTCCTGAGTTGGCTTATTATAGTAAGGTGTTACAAGTAAAGCAGCATCTGCACCAAGTTTTTCTGCTTTTTTTGTAATCATTATTGCTTCATCAGTTGAGTTTGAACCTGTGCCTGCAATAACAGGAATTCGTTTGTTAACAACTTTTACAGTAATTTCAATAACCTTATAATGTTCTTCATAGTCAAGAGTAGAAGCCTCACCTGTTGTACCACAAGGAACAATTCCATGAGTTCCTTCTTTAATATGCCATTCTATGAGTTTTTCAAAGGCTTTCTCATCAATTTTTCCTTTTTTAAAGGGAGTCACAATTGCTACCATTGAACCTTTAAACATTTTGCTCCTCCTTGAAAGTTTTTATGAAATTATAACATAAGTTTTTAAATATTCATAAAATATGTGAAGAAATGATATAATTTTTTATGCAAGATATTTTTGAAATAATAAAAACTCGTAGAAGCATCAGAAAATATAAAAAAGAAATTCCTCCAGAGGATTTAATTAAAAAATGCATTGAAGCAGCACTTTATGCTCCTTCAGCAAAAAATTCACAACCGTGGTATTTTATGCTTATTAAAGATAGAGAAAAAATTAAAGAACTTGCAAAAGCTCAACCATTTACAAAGTTTCTTGAAGCTGCTCCTTATGTAGTTGTAGCGATTGCAGACGATAAAAAGAGTAATCATTGGCTTGAGGATATGGGATGTGCATTAATGGCATTTTTACTTGAAGCTCATTCATTAGGATTAGGAGCCTGTTGGGGTGCGATTTATAATCCAGAAAATAGAGATAGAGAAAACTATGTGAGAAGTCTAATTGATATTCCAGAGAATCTTAGAGTTGTTGCCTGCATTGGCATAGGTTATCCTGATGAAACTCCTTATCCAAAGAAAATTAAAAGCATTGATGAAGCAATAATAAAAGTAATTTAAAAAGAAGCTAAATAATTTTCCCTGTCTGAAAAAGTTCTGTTTATTAAAAAATATTTCTTTTATGTGCTGGAAAAGTGATGTCCCTTTTCTGAATGACCACCTGAAATAATGTATATAACTTCTGAGTCGCCAATATTTTCAATAAAGCAGGATTCTTCTTCTACAATATGAAATGAATCTCCTGCTTCAAGAATTTTATCATTAAATTTTACTCTACCACTTAGTATCAGAACTATTTCTTCATGTCCTTTCCCTGGTTTAATAAGTCTTGGTTTGTCTTCAGATTTTAAGACTCCATAGATCATATAACATGCATGCGAACCTGTATTTTCTACTCCAATAATATACTCTCCAGATGTCAAATTCCTTATGGAATTTTTGGTGTTTAAGATTTTCATGTTGTAAATTTTAAGCTTTTTTGAAATCTATTTTCAAGCATAATATTTTTAAAAATATTATATTTTTCTCGTAGCGAATTACATGAAGTTTTTTCAGTATTTTAAAAAGCCTGACTTATGGTAATATATTTTATTACCAAACTATTTACATAAAAGGAGGCGAAAATGATTTTGAAAAGATATTTACTTGCACCCGGACCCACACCAGTTCCACCAGAAGTTCTTCTCAGTATGGCAATGCCAGTTATTCACCATCGTAGCCCTGATTTTTTACCTATTCTTGATTCAGCTAAAAGAGGGCTACAGTGGATTTATCAAACAAAAAATGATGTTTTAATTCTCTGTTCCACCGGTACAGGTGCAATGGTTGCTGCTGTAAATAACTTTTTTTCTCCTGGCGAAAAGGTTCTTGTAATAAATGGTGGTAAATTTGGCGAAAGATGGGTTAAGATTGCTCAGGCTTATGGATTAGAAGTTATAGAAATACCTGTAGAATGGGGATACTCTGTTGATGTTAATAGGGTTGAAGAGGAATTAAAAAAACATTCTGATATTAAGGGTGTTTTGATTCAGGCAAGCGAAACTTCCACAGGAGTTTATCATGATATTGAATCTGTTGGAAAAATAGTCAAAAATTATGAGGACACACTCTTTATAGTAGACTCTATATCTGCTCTCGTTGCCCATGATATAAAAACTGATGAGTGGGCAATTGATGTAATGGTAAGTGGTTCACAGAAAGGATTTATGTTACCTCCGGGGCTTGCTTTTATAAGTGTAAGTGACAAGGCATGGAAAAGAAATGAGAAATCAAAAACTCCAAGATTTTATTTCAATCTAAAAAAAGAAAGAGAAAATCTTGCTAAAAATCAAACAAACTTTACATCAGCTGTATCTCTAATTATTGGTCTTAATGAAGCATTAAAACTTATGCAGAAAGAAGGACTTGAAAACATATTCCGTAGACATTCTATTTTGGCTCATGCAACAAGAGAAGCTGTAAAAGAAATTGGATTAAAACTATTTCCAAAAGGAGTTCCAAGCAATGCTGTTACTGCTATAGAAGCACCACAAGGAATTGATGGACAGGTTATATATAAAACTTTAAGGGAAAAACATGGTATTACAGCAGCTGGAGGACAGGATAAACTTAAAGGTAAAGTTTTTCGTTTTGCTCATCTTGGATATGCTGATAAATTTGATGTAATTGTGGGTATTTCAGCTCTTGAAATGACATTAAACGAACTCGGATATCCTGTTACTTTTGGTAAAGGAGTTGCAAAGGCAGAAGAAATTTTCTCTAAGGAGGATAAAAAGTGAAAGTTCTTGTTAGCGACAGCATTTCTTCTAAAGGAGTGGAAATTTTAAAAAAAGCAGGCTTTGAAGTTGATGTCAAAACAGGGCTTAAACCAGAAGAGCTAAAATCCATCATAGGTGAATATGATGCTTTAATTATTAGGAGTGCAACAAAAGTAACAGCTGAAATCATAGATGCTGCAGATAAACTTAAAGTCATTGGTAGAGCTGGGACAGGTGTTGATAATGTAGATAAAATTGCTGCCACTAAAAAAGGAATTGTTGTAATGAACACTCCAGGTGGAAATACTATTACAACTGCTGAACATGCTATTGCGATGCTCTTTTCTCTTGCACGAAGAATTCCTCAGGCTACAGCATCTATGAAATCAGGCAAATGGGAAAAGAAAAAATTTATGGGAGTTGAACTTTATAATAAAACCATAGGAATCATCGGACTCGGAAGAATAGGTTCTGAAGTTGCAAAAAGAACTCAGTGCATGGGAATGAATGTTTTAGCTTATGACCCTTTTCTAAGTGATGAAAGAGCAGAAGAGCTTGGAATAACAAAAACAGACCTTGACAAGATATTTGCTGAAGCTGATTTTATAACAATTCATACTCCATTAACTTCTGAAACAAAATATTTGATAAACAAAAATACAATTGAAAAGATGAAAAAAGGAGTTTATATAATTAACTGTGCACGTGGCGGAATAGTTAATGAAAAAGACCTTTATGACGCAATTCAGTCAGGAAAAGTAGCCGGTGCAGCCCTTGATGTTTTTGAAAAAGAACCACCTGAAGAAGGCTATGCACTTATTACAGACGAGAGGGTAATATGTACGCCTCATCTTGGTGCTTCTACATTAGAAGCTCAGGAAAATGTTGCTGTTGCCATCGCAGAACAAGTTGTAGACTATTTAATCAATGGAACTATTAGAAACGCTGTAAACTTCCCATCAATTCCTTTTGATCAGGTACCGCTTATTCGCCCTTATCTTGTACTTCTTGAAAGAATGGGAAGCTTTGTATCGCAGATATTCACTAAGAGCATAAAGCAAGTTCAAATTGAATATCTTGGTGAAATTTCAAATCTTAATACTCAAGCCTTAACTGCTGCAGCATTAAAGGGGATTTTAGATCCAATACTTGGGGAACCTGTCAACTATGTTAATGCTTCATTCATTGCAAAAGAAAGAGGTATAGAAGTTAGAGAGATAAAAGGTAAAGAAGCTGGGGATTACCAGAGCCTTGTTAGAATAACATTGATATCTAAGGATGATAGGGCGGTTATAGCTGGGACACTTCTAAGCAGAAAAGATCCACGAATAGTTCAGATTAATGATATTTCTATGGAAATTATACCTGAGGGGAATATGATTTTCTTAAGAAATCATGATCGCCCAGGTGTCATTGGCAATATAGGAACACTTCTTGGACAGAATAATATCAATATTGGACATATGCATTTTGGGAGAAAGGAAGCAGGTGGTATAGCTTTTTCTGTTATAAGCGTTGATGCTACACTTACAGATGATATTATTGAAAAAATTAAACAACTTCCTAATGTTCTGGAAGTAAGACCAGTTTATATTTCTGTTCATTAAATCAGTTAAAAGGAGAGGCTAATTATGTCCACAGTTGTTATTATAGGAGCGCAATGGGGAGATGAAGGAAAAGGTAAAATAGTTGATTTTTTAACAGAAAAATGTGATTATGTAGTGAGATTTCAAGGAGGTTGTAACGCAGGTCACACTGTTGTAGTAGGAGAGGAAAAGTATATACTTCACCTTATCCCTTCAGGAATTTTGCATAAGAATAAAAAATGCATTATAGGTAATGGAGTAGTCTTAGACCCTTCGGGTTTATTAAAGGAAATTGAGACACTTACACAAAAGGGTGTAGAAATAGACAACAATCTTTATATTGCAAAACACTGCCATCTTATAATGCCTTATCATGTTGCCATAGAAGAGCAGTCTGAAAAAAAGAAAAAAATAGGGACAACTAAAAAGGGTATAGGTCCGTGTTACACAGATAAAATTGCGAGAAACGGAGTTAGAATGATTGATCTGCTTTATCCTGATGTTCTCAAAAATAAAATTAGAGCAAATCTTGAAATAATCAATTTTTTACTCAAAAATTTATATAATGCAGAAACATTAGATGAGACTGAGATACTTACTCAGTATTTAAATTATGCTGAGAAACTTAAAAAATATATTGCTGATGCTGATATTTTAATAAATAAGGCTATAGACAGTGGTAAAAAAGTTCTTTTTGAGGGTGCTCAGGGTACGCTTCTTGATATTGATCATGGAACATATCCTTATGTTACTTCTTCAAATACTATAGCTGGTGGTGCCTGCACAGGAGCAGGTGTAAGTCCAAGAAAAATTGATAATATAATAGGTATTGTAAAAGCTTATACTACAAGAGTTGGAGAAGGACCTTTTCCTACAGAGATAAAAGACTCCCTCGGCGAAGAAATTAGAAAAAGAGGCGGAGAATACGGGGCGACTACAGGAAGACCTCGTAGATGTGGATGGCTTGATCTTGTTGGGCTTAGACATGCTGTTAGAGTTAATGGTTTTACAGGGCTTGCAATAACAAAACTTGACATTCTTGATGGCATAGAAAAATTAAAAGTTTGTGTTGGATATAAATATGGAAACTCAATCTTAGAGGATTTTCCTAAGGAAATTCAGATTCTTGAAGACTGCATGCCTGTATATGAAGAATTTCAGGGCTGGAAGGAAAGCACTGCAGGAATAAAGAATTATGAAAAACTTCCAGATAATGCAAAAAAATATCTTAAATTTATTGAAGATTCCTTAAAAGTTAAAATACAAATAATATCAACAGGTCAAAAGAGAGATGAAATTATCATTAAGGAGTCTCCTTTATGATTTAGTTTTTCATGAAAAATGTCCTGTTTGTAATGGAGATTCACATTTTAAATATTCCCCTTTTTGTGAGTTCTGCTGGAATAAAATAGAAGCTTTCAGTTCACACAGGATTGTTAGAGGAAAGTTTTATAATGATTTCTGGAACTATATAGTTTCATTAAATTCATTTGGAGCATATGAAGGATTACTTAAAGAAGCTATACACTGTTTTAAATACGGTGGAATCAAAAGAGTTGGCAGAGAACTTGGTAAATTACTTGCTTCAATTGCACCACCAAAAATTGACCTCTTAATTCCTGTTCCACTACATATAAATAAGCTTCGTAAAAGAGAGTTTAATCAATCAGCGATTCTTGCAAAACAGTGTGCAGATGCATGGAAAATTCCTTTATCACTTACGTTGCTTATTAAAGTTAAAGAGACAAAGGATCAGGCTTCACTGGAAGCAAGAGATAGACACAGTAATGTAAAAAATGCTTATAAGGTAACAGGCTTGATGAAAGAAATAAAAGTAGGGCTTGTGGATGATGTTGTAACAACTGGAGCAACTTTAATGGAATGTGCAAAAACATTAAAAAAAGCAGGAATAAAAGAAGTTCATGCCATAACACTGGCAAGAACAATTTAATAAAAGAATTGAATTATATATCTTAAGGCAACATAAACTATTAAAATACTTAAAATAAGCTTTATATATTTTTGTGGAACATGTTTTTGTACTCTTGCACCTAAATATATTCCAAAGGCACCACCCAATCCAAAAAGTAAGCCAAGTAACCAATCAGGACTTGTCTGCATTCCCTCAGGCGAAGGCAGTATTGCGTAATAAAGAACCCCGAAAACAGAAGCTGTAGCTGTCCCCATAAGACATGCTCCTGCTATGCTGTGAACAGGAAGTTTAAAAAATGTTACTAAAAATGGCGACATAATTGCGCCACCGCCTATACCATAAGCACCACCTATAACTCCTATCACAAAAGCAAGAAGGAATACCCAAATTGTGCTAAATGAAAATCTCTCACCCCAGAATTCATACACAGTTTTTTTCAATGAAAAAGATATTGTTTTAACAGTAGCTTCTTTTGTAAGTTTCTGGTCAAACTTTTTCTGTGCAGTTGCTTTTTTCTTTTTCAAAACATCAAAGAAAAGCCTTACTCCAATATAAAGTAATACAAGTCCAACAAAAAATTTGAAAGATTTTGGATCTGGAAGAATTTTTATTCTTATATAATAGCCAATGATTATGCCTGGGACTGTTCCGATCATAATAACCCATGCAAGTGGCCAAGGGATTCGTTTTTCCTTATGATATCTATAAACACCTGAAGGAATAGCAACTACATTAAAGATAAAGTTTGTTCCACTTACTCCTGGAGATGTATAGTTAAGGGCGCTCACCTGAAATGGTAAAAGTAAAAAAGCACCCGATACACCACCCATTGATGTAAAAAAAGAAACAATAAAAGCTACAAGTGGAGGTATAAGGATATTTGTTGTAACTCCAGAAATAGGGAATGTATATGTAAGAAAATCAAACATTGACCCATTTTATCTGATTTTCCAACCAATTGCAAATTAAAATTTTTTATTTATAGATAAAATTATTTTGAACTAAGTTCTTCAATTAAAATGTTTCTTATTTTGTCTTCTGATGGAAGAGGAAAGCCTGAATGTTTAAGCTTTCCATTAATAAGAATTCCAGGAGTAACCTGCGTGTATTTGAAGATCTCTTTCATATCTTTTATATGGCTTATCTCAGCCTGAATTCCAAGTTGAGACACGACTTTTTTAACTGTTTCTTCAACCTTGTAACAATTAGCACAGCCAGGACCAAGAATTTTTATATCCATAAAAACCTCCCATAAAAATTTTTTTATTTAAAATATCATAATCTCAGAAATTTTGACAAGTCCTCAGGAGTTTTTATTGGATCAAACATTTTGGTTCCGACAGAAGGGATTATGTATTCACCTTCTATTGTTCTATGGGCAATAACTGTAAATGGTGTTATTTGGTGAATTGCTGCTTTGCCGATTGAAGAATCTATTGATGTATATAAATTTAAAGTAAGTAAATCAAAATAACTGAGTAAAGCCTTTACATAGTAAGGAGAAAGGTAGGCTGAAGACAGATTGGAGAAGGCTTTTAATGCGACAGATGAAAGATTTATAAATCTTTCACTTCCTGTTATCGCATAAAGCTTTAATAAATTGATTATCATTATTGAATTTGAGGAAGGATAGGGAGTATCATGAATATTTTTCTGTTTTATTGAAAGAATTGCCTCTGGAGACTCATAAAAACCACCGTTTTCTCCATCCCAGAGATTTTCCAAAGCTAAATCCATTAAATTAACTGCTTTATCAATATATTTTTGTTCTCCTGAAACTTCATAAGCAGAAATCAATGCTGAAATTATGTAAGCATAATCATCTATC
The Thermodesulfovibrio yellowstonii DSM 11347 DNA segment above includes these coding regions:
- a CDS encoding thioredoxin family protein, which gives rise to MDIKILGPGCANCYKVEETVKKVVSQLGIQAEISHIKDMKEIFKYTQVTPGILINGKLKHSGFPLPSEDKIRNILIEELSSK
- a CDS encoding adenylosuccinate synthase; its protein translation is MSTVVIIGAQWGDEGKGKIVDFLTEKCDYVVRFQGGCNAGHTVVVGEEKYILHLIPSGILHKNKKCIIGNGVVLDPSGLLKEIETLTQKGVEIDNNLYIAKHCHLIMPYHVAIEEQSEKKKKIGTTKKGIGPCYTDKIARNGVRMIDLLYPDVLKNKIRANLEIINFLLKNLYNAETLDETEILTQYLNYAEKLKKYIADADILINKAIDSGKKVLFEGAQGTLLDIDHGTYPYVTSSNTIAGGACTGAGVSPRKIDNIIGIVKAYTTRVGEGPFPTEIKDSLGEEIRKRGGEYGATTGRPRRCGWLDLVGLRHAVRVNGFTGLAITKLDILDGIEKLKVCVGYKYGNSILEDFPKEIQILEDCMPVYEEFQGWKESTAGIKNYEKLPDNAKKYLKFIEDSLKVKIQIISTGQKRDEIIIKESPL
- a CDS encoding pyridoxal-phosphate-dependent aminotransferase family protein — protein: MILKRYLLAPGPTPVPPEVLLSMAMPVIHHRSPDFLPILDSAKRGLQWIYQTKNDVLILCSTGTGAMVAAVNNFFSPGEKVLVINGGKFGERWVKIAQAYGLEVIEIPVEWGYSVDVNRVEEELKKHSDIKGVLIQASETSTGVYHDIESVGKIVKNYEDTLFIVDSISALVAHDIKTDEWAIDVMVSGSQKGFMLPPGLAFISVSDKAWKRNEKSKTPRFYFNLKKERENLAKNQTNFTSAVSLIIGLNEALKLMQKEGLENIFRRHSILAHATREAVKEIGLKLFPKGVPSNAVTAIEAPQGIDGQVIYKTLREKHGITAAGGQDKLKGKVFRFAHLGYADKFDVIVGISALEMTLNELGYPVTFGKGVAKAEEIFSKEDKK
- a CDS encoding sulfite exporter TauE/SafE family protein, producing the protein MFDFLTYTFPISGVTTNILIPPLVAFIVSFFTSMGGVSGAFLLLPFQVSALNYTSPGVSGTNFIFNVVAIPSGVYRYHKEKRIPWPLAWVIMIGTVPGIIIGYYIRIKILPDPKSFKFFVGLVLLYIGVRLFFDVLKKKKATAQKKFDQKLTKEATVKTISFSLKKTVYEFWGERFSFSTIWVFLLAFVIGVIGGAYGIGGGAIMSPFLVTFFKLPVHSIAGACLMGTATASVFGVLYYAILPSPEGMQTSPDWLLGLLFGLGGAFGIYLGARVQKHVPQKYIKLILSILIVYVALRYIIQFFY
- the serA gene encoding phosphoglycerate dehydrogenase, with the protein product MKVLVSDSISSKGVEILKKAGFEVDVKTGLKPEELKSIIGEYDALIIRSATKVTAEIIDAADKLKVIGRAGTGVDNVDKIAATKKGIVVMNTPGGNTITTAEHAIAMLFSLARRIPQATASMKSGKWEKKKFMGVELYNKTIGIIGLGRIGSEVAKRTQCMGMNVLAYDPFLSDERAEELGITKTDLDKIFAEADFITIHTPLTSETKYLINKNTIEKMKKGVYIINCARGGIVNEKDLYDAIQSGKVAGAALDVFEKEPPEEGYALITDERVICTPHLGASTLEAQENVAVAIAEQVVDYLINGTIRNAVNFPSIPFDQVPLIRPYLVLLERMGSFVSQIFTKSIKQVQIEYLGEISNLNTQALTAAALKGILDPILGEPVNYVNASFIAKERGIEVREIKGKEAGDYQSLVRITLISKDDRAVIAGTLLSRKDPRIVQINDISMEIIPEGNMIFLRNHDRPGVIGNIGTLLGQNNINIGHMHFGRKEAGGIAFSVISVDATLTDDIIEKIKQLPNVLEVRPVYISVH
- a CDS encoding ComF family protein encodes the protein MKLSLRSLLYDLVFHEKCPVCNGDSHFKYSPFCEFCWNKIEAFSSHRIVRGKFYNDFWNYIVSLNSFGAYEGLLKEAIHCFKYGGIKRVGRELGKLLASIAPPKIDLLIPVPLHINKLRKREFNQSAILAKQCADAWKIPLSLTLLIKVKETKDQASLEARDRHSNVKNAYKVTGLMKEIKVGLVDDVVTTGATLMECAKTLKKAGIKEVHAITLARTI